The Daucus carota subsp. sativus chromosome 9, DH1 v3.0, whole genome shotgun sequence genome window below encodes:
- the LOC108192574 gene encoding F-box protein At1g10780 — translation MDDLPDALVQYITSYMSNAKDVACCKCVSKRWKDSMPYLKSLYFPRNIFDNLTAGNTPDGVIMQMVSSVCQLETLVVYCPFTSVGLDSWLSVQGSFLKNLELRMDSLGDQSFTEPPSKLDCLRAASNVESLRLWGVLMIQSPNWDSFVKLRNLEIVGAKLEDPALADLLKACPNLTDLSLIGCEGLRSVSIELPQLQQCKLDFYGFGDCSLSLTSPRLESLEVQGCGWLRVPETKFLRTLCIANNAGRVYMIDFGKFSALESLSIRGVQWCWNAVSKVLQQASEVKDLYMKVEFTGDHEALLPFPEIDFVEFFNNHQKLQKFDIHGAMFAALCQKNSLRHIDSTFVIPCLEEVVVTVRSPLNAEQKMSTLESLLKYGKNLKKMTIKILQMKSNHSSADDFFEEICRFRYMNRQIISIE, via the exons ATGGATGACCTTCCTGATGCTCTTGTCCAATACATTACATCGTACATGAGCAATGCCAAGGATGTGGCATGTTGTAAATGTGTCTCGAAGAGGTGGAAGGACTCGATGCCATATCTGAAGAGCCTATACTTTCCTCGGAACATTTTTGATAACCTCACAGCAGGAAACACACCTGATGGCGTTATAATGCAGATGGTGTCTTCAGTTTGTCAACTAGAGACACTTGTTGTTTATTGTCCTTTCACGAGTGTCGGCCTTGATTCATGGCTATCAGTACAAGGATCATTTCTGAAGAATCTTGAGCTTCGTATGGACAGTCTTGGAGACCAATCCTTTACTGAACCCCCCTCTAAGTTGGATTGTTTAAGGGCTGCATCGAATGTGGAATCACTTAGGCTTTGGGGTGTTTTAATGATACAATCCCCCAATTGGGATTCTTTTGTGAAGCTGAGGAATCTTGAAATTGTTGGTGCAAAATTGGAGGATCCTGCATTGGCAGATTTACTCAAGGCATGTCCCAACTTGACAGACCTTTCTTTAATTGGTTGTGAGGGATTGAGGTCTGTCTCTATCGAGCTTCCACAGCTGCAACAGTGCAAGCTCGATTTTTATGGTTTTGGTGATTGTTCACTTTCTCTTACTTCTCCCAGACTTGAATCCCTTGAGGTTCAAGGTTGTGGCTGGCTTCGGGTTCCTGAGACCAAATTTTTGAGGACCCTCTGTATTGCCAACAATGCTG GGAGAGTTTACATGATTGATTTTGGAAAGTTTTCTGCCCTCGAGTCCTTGTCCATTAGAGGGGTGCAATGGTGCTGGAATGCAGTAAGTAAAGTACTCCAACAGGCAAGTGAAGTAAAAGATCTTTACATGAAGGTGGAATTTACCGGTGATCATGAGGCTCTTCTTCCCTTCCCAGAGATCGACTTTGTTGAATTCTTCAATAATCATCAGAAGTTGCAGAAATTTGACATTCATGGTGCAATGTTTGCTGCTCTCTGCCAGAAGAACAGCCTAAGACAT ATTGATTCAACTTTTGTAATTCCATGTTTGGAGGAGGTGGTGGTCACAGTCAGATCCCCACTTAATGCAGAACAGAAAATGAGCACTCTCGAGTCTTTGCTCAAGTATGGAAAGAATCTAAAGAAGATGACTATAAAGATTCTTCAGATGAAGAGCAATCACAGTAGTGCAGATGACTTTTTTGAAGAGATTTGCAGGTTCAGATACATGAATCGCCAGATTATTTCCATAgaataa